A genomic window from Cricetulus griseus strain 17A/GY chromosome 4, alternate assembly CriGri-PICRH-1.0, whole genome shotgun sequence includes:
- the Tle3 gene encoding transducin-like enhancer protein 3 isoform X12 produces MPFLSQEHQQQVAQAVERAKQVTMTELNAIIGVRGLPNLPLTQQQLQAQHLSHATHGPPVQLPPHPSGLQPPGIPPVTGSSSGLLALGALGSQAHLAVKDEKNHHELDHRERESSANNSVSPSESLRASEKHRGSADYSMEAKKRKAEEKDSLSRYDSDGDKSDDLVVDVSNEDPATPRVSPAHSPPENGLDKARGLKKDAPTSPASVASSSSTPSSKTKDLGHNDKSSTPGLKSNTPTPRNDAPTPGTSTTPGLRSMPGKPPGMDPIGIMASALRTPISLTSSYAAPFAMMSHHEMNGSLTSPSAYAGLHNIPPQMSAAAAAAAAAYGRSPMVSFGAVGFDPHPPMRATGLPSSLASIPGGKPAYSFHVSADGQMQPVPFPHDALAGPGIPRHARQINTLSHGEVVCAVTISNPTRHVYTGGKGCVKIWDISQPGSKSPISQLDCLNRDNYIRSCKLLPDGRTLIVGGEASTLTIWDLASPTPRIKAELTSSAPACYALAISPDAKVCFSCCSDGNIAVWDLHNQTLVRQFQGHTDGASCIDISHDGTKLWTGGLDNTVRSWDLREGRQLQQHDFTSQIFSLGYCPTGEWLAVGMESSNVEVLHHTKPDKYQLHLHESCVLSLKFAYCGKWFVSTGKDNLLNAWRTPYGASIFQSKESSSVLSCDISADDKYIVTGSGDKKATVYEVIY; encoded by the exons CAGCAGCAACTCCAGGCACAGCACCTCTCCCATGCCACGCATGGTCCCCCGGTCCAGCTGCCACCCCACCCGTCAGGCCTTCAACCTCCCGGGATCCCCCCAGTGACAGGAAGCAGCTCCGGGCTGCTGGCACTCGGTGCCCTGGGCAGCCAAGCCCACTTGGCAGTGAAGGATGAGAAGAACCACCATGAACTGGATCACAGAG AGAGAGAGTCCAGTGCG AACAATTCAGTGTCACCCTCAGAAAGCCTCCGGGCCAGTGAGAAGCACCGGGGGTCTGCAGACTACAGCATGGAAGCCAAGAAGCggaaagcagaggagaaagaCAGCCTGAGCCGATAC GACAGTGATGGTGACAAGAGTGACGACCTGGTGGTGGACGTCTCCAATGAG GACCCAGCGACGCCTCGGGTGAGCCCAGCACACTCCCCTCCTGAAAATGGACTAGACAAAGCCCGTGGCCTGAAGAAAGATGCCCCTACCAGCCCGGCTTCGGTAGCTTCTTCTAGTAGCACACCCTCCTCCAAGACCAAAGACCTTGGTCAT AACGACAAATCTTCCACACCTGGGCTCAAATCCAACACACCAACGCCAAGGAATGATGCCCCAACTCCAGGCACCAGCACGACCCCAGGGCTCCGGTCAATGCCGGGCAAACCTCCAGGCATGGACCCGATAGGTATAATGG CCTCGGCCCTGCGCACACCCATCTCCCTCACCAGCTCCTATGCAGCACCCTTTGCCATGATGAGCCACCACGAGATGAATGGCTCCCTCACCAGTCCAAGCGCCTATGCTGGCCTACACAACATCCCACCCCAGATGAGtgccgccgccgccgctgccGCTGCCGCCTATGGCCGATCGCCAATGGTGAGCTTTGGAGCT GTTGGTTTTGATCCTCATCCCCCTATGCGGGCCACAGGCTTGCCCTCAAGTCTGGCCTCCATTCCTGGAGGGAAACC GGCATACTCCTTCCACGTGAGCGCTGATGGGCAGATGCAGCCTGTGCCCTTCCCCCATGACGCACTAGCAGGCCCCGGAATTCCCAGGCATGCCCGCCAGATCAACACGCTCAGCCACGGGGAGGTGGTATGTGCTGTGACCATCAGCAACCCCACACGGCACGTCTACACAGGTGGCAAGGGCTGTGTGAAGATATGGGACAtcagccagccaggcagcaaGAGTCCCATCTCCCAGCTGGACTGCCTG AACAGGGATAACTACATCCGCTCATGCAAGCTTCTCCCTGATGGGCGCacgctcattgtgggtggtgagGCCAGCACGCTTACCATCTGGGACCTGGCCTCACCCACGCCCCGCATCAAGGCTGAGCTGACGTCCTCAGCTCCAGCCTGTTATGCCCTGGCCATCAGTCCTGATGCCAAAGTGTGTTTCTCCTGCTGCAGTGATGGGAACATTGCAGTGTGGGACCTGCACAACCAGACCCTGGTCAG GCAGTTCCAGGGCCACACAGATGGGGCCAGCTGTATAGACATCTCTCATGATGGCACTAAGCTGTGGACTGGGGGTCTGGACAACACTGTGCGCTCCTGGGACCTGCGTGAGGGAAGGCAGCTACAGCAACACGATTTCACCTCCCAG ATCTTCTCCCTGGGCTACTGCCCCACTGGGGAGTGGCTGGCCGTGGGCATGGAAAGCAGCAATGTGGAAGTCCTGCATCACACCAAGCCCGACAAGTACCAGCTGCACCTGCATGAGAGCTGCGTGCTGTCCCTCAAGTTTGCCTACTGTG GCAAATGGTTTGTGAGCACTGGGAAAGACAACCTTCTCAATGCCTGGAGGACGCCCTATGGAGCCAGCATCTTCCAG TCTAAAGAATCCTCATCTGTCTTGAGCTGTGACATTTCAGCGGATGACAAATATATTGTAACAGGCTCTGGTGACAAGAAGGCCACAGTTTACGAGGTCATCTACTGA